From Cellulomonas oligotrophica, a single genomic window includes:
- the greA gene encoding transcription elongation factor GreA, with product MTDTTAATWLTQEAHDRLKEELTHLESVGRKEIADRIAAARDEGDLKENGGYHAAREEQAKQEARIRELQAKLRNVQIGTPPDDGVVEPGMVVTAVVAGDEMTFLLGSREIAGTADIDVFSPTSPLGSAINGRKVGEKTSYEAPNGKQIPVEITAASPFHG from the coding sequence GTGACAGACACCACCGCGGCCACGTGGCTGACCCAGGAGGCGCACGACCGCCTCAAGGAGGAGCTGACGCACCTCGAGTCCGTCGGGCGCAAGGAGATCGCGGACCGCATCGCGGCGGCCCGTGACGAGGGCGACCTGAAGGAGAACGGCGGCTACCACGCCGCGCGCGAGGAGCAGGCGAAGCAGGAGGCCCGCATCCGCGAGCTGCAGGCCAAGCTGCGCAACGTGCAGATCGGCACGCCCCCGGACGACGGCGTCGTCGAGCCCGGCATGGTCGTCACGGCGGTCGTCGCGGGCGACGAGATGACGTTCCTGCTGGGCTCGCGCGAGATCGCGGGCACGGCGGACATCGACGTCTTCTCCCCCACGTCGCCGCTGGGCTCGGCGATCAACGGCCGCAAGGTCGGCGAGAAGACCTCCTACGAGGCGCCGAACGGCAAGCAGATCCCGGTCGAGATCACGGCGGCCAGCCCGTTCCACGGCTGA
- the ilvA gene encoding threonine ammonia-lyase, which produces MIGPQDVLDAAALLAGVAEPTPVQRSRALSDLVGVDVWLKCENLQRAGSFKIRGAYVRMSRLSPEEKARGVVAASAGNHAQGVALAAGLLGIDAVVFMPVDAALPKIAATRGYGAHVELVGTSVDEALVSAREHAERTGAVLIHPFDHPDIDAGQGTVALEVLDQVPDVGTVVVPVGGGGLAAGITAALHDRPDVRVVGVQAARAAAYPASLAAGRPLRAPELRTMADGIAVGLPGDVPFEVLASHRVPVRTVSEEDLSRALLLVAERAKLVVEPSGAAAVAALMADPGAWAGDGRPVVCVLSGGNIDPLVLLRVVRHGLASAGRYLHVHVRVEDAPGALAGLLQDVAAMGGNVMHVAHTRTGGDLALSEVAIDLQIETKGPEHCGTLLHGLRSAGYTIREA; this is translated from the coding sequence GAGAACCTGCAGCGCGCCGGGTCGTTCAAGATCCGCGGCGCCTACGTGCGCATGTCGCGCCTGTCGCCGGAGGAGAAGGCGCGCGGCGTCGTCGCGGCCAGCGCGGGCAACCACGCGCAGGGCGTGGCCCTGGCCGCCGGGCTGCTCGGCATCGACGCGGTCGTGTTCATGCCCGTCGACGCGGCCCTGCCGAAGATCGCCGCGACCCGCGGGTACGGCGCGCACGTCGAGCTGGTGGGCACGTCCGTCGACGAGGCCCTTGTCAGCGCCCGCGAGCACGCCGAGCGCACCGGCGCCGTGCTGATCCACCCGTTCGACCACCCGGACATCGACGCCGGGCAGGGCACCGTCGCGCTCGAGGTGCTGGACCAGGTGCCCGACGTCGGCACCGTCGTCGTGCCCGTCGGCGGGGGAGGGCTGGCCGCCGGCATCACCGCCGCGCTGCACGACCGGCCCGACGTGCGGGTCGTCGGCGTGCAGGCCGCACGCGCCGCCGCCTACCCGGCGTCGCTGGCCGCGGGCCGGCCGCTGCGGGCGCCGGAGCTGCGGACCATGGCCGACGGCATCGCGGTCGGCCTGCCGGGCGACGTGCCGTTCGAGGTGCTCGCCAGCCACCGCGTACCGGTGCGGACCGTCTCGGAGGAGGACCTGTCCCGGGCCCTGCTGCTCGTGGCCGAGCGGGCCAAGCTCGTCGTCGAGCCGTCGGGCGCCGCGGCCGTCGCGGCCCTCATGGCCGACCCGGGCGCCTGGGCCGGCGACGGGCGTCCCGTGGTGTGCGTGCTGTCCGGCGGCAACATCGACCCGCTCGTGCTGCTGCGCGTGGTGCGGCACGGCCTGGCGTCCGCCGGCCGGTACCTGCACGTGCACGTGCGGGTCGAGGACGCCCCGGGCGCCCTGGCGGGGCTGCTGCAGGACGTCGCGGCCATGGGTGGCAACGTCATGCACGTCGCGCACACCCGCACGGGCGGCGACCTGGCGCTGAGCGAGGTCGCGATCGACCTGCAGATCGAGACCAAGGGGCCCGAGCACTGCGGCACGCTCCTGCACGGGCTGCGCAGCGCCGGCTACACCATCCGCGAGGCCTGA